One genomic region from Microcystis panniformis FACHB-1757 encodes:
- a CDS encoding ATP-dependent 6-phosphofructokinase, with amino-acid sequence MNENQNKKIGILTSGGDCPGLNAVIRAVVKASKLKGWDVYGIPYGTDGFMQIAEGKYHPQDLILTHHGYNLPGVLKGLDVLQFLSGSVLGSLSKGHPENPEIAAKILQGYEMLGLDALIVVGGDGSVDIIYDLAQKGNWNIIAVPKTIDNDVPYTEWSVGFTTAVDIVTQALYDLTFTAASHERVMIVQVMGRDAGHLALHAGIAGGADAIFIPELTPALTPEIIDGCCRHLAQLRAQGRKFALIVISEGVKNEDNQKEKYIGDYLEKLIVDKTRSLCVTDPVFCYLNSMDVRAMSLGHLQRSRPPLAMDRLLATAFGIKAVELIEQGKLDRVVIWRGGQVRSLPLKPVIKIIKQCHQEHRCAYPVDPDGFIVKTARSLGIYLGENTTTETAVVPEAVEVLV; translated from the coding sequence ATGAACGAGAATCAAAACAAAAAAATTGGTATTCTGACCAGTGGTGGCGATTGCCCAGGGTTAAATGCGGTAATTCGTGCCGTGGTGAAAGCATCAAAACTAAAGGGTTGGGATGTGTACGGCATTCCCTACGGGACCGACGGTTTTATGCAGATTGCCGAGGGAAAATATCACCCCCAAGATTTGATCCTGACTCACCATGGCTATAACCTACCCGGAGTCTTGAAAGGATTAGACGTTTTGCAGTTTCTTAGTGGTAGTGTTTTGGGTTCTTTGAGCAAGGGACATCCTGAAAACCCAGAAATTGCTGCGAAAATCCTGCAAGGATACGAAATGCTGGGATTAGATGCCCTGATCGTCGTCGGGGGCGATGGGAGCGTCGATATCATCTACGATCTCGCCCAGAAGGGCAATTGGAATATTATCGCAGTTCCCAAAACCATCGATAATGATGTTCCCTATACGGAATGGTCCGTCGGTTTTACCACTGCCGTGGATATCGTCACCCAAGCTTTGTATGATCTCACCTTTACCGCCGCTAGTCACGAAAGGGTGATGATTGTGCAGGTGATGGGTAGAGATGCCGGTCATTTAGCCCTTCATGCGGGGATTGCTGGGGGTGCCGATGCGATTTTTATTCCCGAATTAACCCCGGCTCTCACTCCCGAAATTATCGACGGTTGTTGTCGTCATTTGGCACAATTACGCGCCCAAGGTCGTAAATTCGCTCTCATTGTCATTTCTGAAGGAGTTAAAAACGAAGATAACCAAAAAGAGAAGTATATTGGCGATTATTTAGAAAAATTAATAGTTGACAAAACTCGCTCTTTGTGCGTTACCGATCCCGTCTTCTGTTATCTCAATTCCATGGATGTGCGGGCCATGTCTTTGGGACACCTGCAAAGAAGTCGTCCTCCTTTGGCCATGGATCGACTGTTAGCCACGGCTTTCGGCATTAAGGCCGTAGAATTAATCGAACAGGGAAAACTCGATCGCGTGGTGATTTGGCGCGGGGGACAAGTGCGTAGTCTGCCCCTGAAACCGGTGATCAAAATTATCAAACAATGTCATCAAGAGCATCGCTGTGCCTATCCCGTGGATCCTGATGGTTTTATCGTGAAAACAGCCCGTTCTTTGGGAATTTACCTAGGGGAAAATACCACAACCGAGACGGCAGTGGTTCCGGAAGCTGTGGAGGTGTTGGTTTAG
- the nifJ gene encoding pyruvate:ferredoxin (flavodoxin) oxidoreductase — translation MTTKTYATIDGNEAVARVAYRLSEVIAIYPITPSSPMGEWSDSWAAERRANLWGTIPSVIEMQSEGGAAGTLHGALQTGSLTTTFTSSQGLLLMLPNFYKIAGELTSSVVHVAARALAAQGLSIFGDHSDVMSARSTGWAMLAANSVQEAHDLAAIATATTLETRLPFLHFFDGFRTSHEVQKVELISDEILKELIDEDLIIAHRQRALTPDQPVLRGTAQNPDVYFQARESVNPFYHACPDIAQKIMDRFAQLTGRQYHLYEYHGAPDAERVIILMGSGGETVHETVDYLNQNGSKVGVLKVRLYRPFAADKLLAALPTTVKKIAVLDRCKEPGAGGDPLYLDVVNAFMEEYEGKLPKIVGGRYGLSSKEFTPAMVAGIFDNLSLDKPKNHFTIGIVDDLTFSSLEYDRSFSTEPDKVVRAVFYGLGSDGTVGANKNSIKIIGEDTDNYAQGYFVYDSKKSGSVTVSHLRFGPEPIRSTYLITDANFIACHQWEFVEQFDLLETAKPNSIFLLNSPYLPEEVFSHLPRHLQQTIIDKNLQVYTINATQVAKEAGMGSRINTVMQVCFFALAGVLSREDAIAQIKKAIRKTYGKKGEEIVQMNIKAVDSALEHLYQVPIPATVTPEAFELRPPIPDTAPAFVREVLGKIIARHGEELPVSALPNDGTYPTATSQWEKRNIAQEIPVWDADVCVQCGKCVLVCPHAVIRSKVYDEAELATAPETFKVANAKDHDWKGLKFTIQVAAEDCTGCGLCVDVCPAKNKSQPRLRAINMAPQLPLREQERVNWDFFLNLPNPDRLSLNLNKINHQQMQEPLFEFSGACAGCGETPYVKLVSQLFGDRMIVANATGCSSIYGGNLPTTPWAVNAEGRGPAWSNSLFEDNAEFGLGFRVSIDKQAEFAAELLATLASEIGESLAADILNCHQVDEAEIYEQRQRVEALKSRLGQLTPTTQVKMLLSVADYLVKKSVWIVGGDGWAYDIGYGGLDHVLASGRNVNILVMDTEVYSNTGGQASKATPRAAVAKFASGGKPGPKKDLGLMAMTYGNVYVASVAMGAKNEQTIKAFLEAEAYNGPSLIIAYSHCIAHGINMTTAMNHQKEVVESGRWLMYRYHPDLAKEGKNPLQLDSRAPKLTVAQTLYSENRFKMLATSKPEEAKRLLKEAQADVDTRWQMYQYLAAKGTGSKE, via the coding sequence ATGACCACAAAAACCTATGCAACCATAGATGGTAACGAAGCTGTTGCACGCGTTGCCTATCGTCTCAGTGAAGTGATCGCTATTTATCCTATCACTCCCTCCTCGCCTATGGGTGAATGGTCCGATAGTTGGGCCGCCGAACGCAGAGCTAATCTCTGGGGAACCATTCCTTCCGTAATCGAAATGCAGAGCGAAGGTGGGGCAGCGGGAACCCTGCACGGAGCGCTACAAACAGGCTCTTTAACTACCACTTTCACCTCCTCCCAGGGATTATTATTAATGCTCCCCAACTTCTACAAAATTGCGGGGGAATTAACCTCTTCAGTGGTCCATGTGGCGGCCCGTGCTTTAGCAGCCCAAGGGTTGTCAATTTTTGGGGATCATAGTGATGTTATGTCTGCCAGAAGTACGGGTTGGGCTATGTTAGCGGCTAATTCCGTTCAAGAAGCTCATGATCTGGCAGCAATCGCCACAGCTACCACCCTAGAAACGCGGCTTCCTTTCCTACACTTTTTTGATGGTTTTCGTACCAGTCATGAGGTGCAAAAAGTCGAATTAATTAGCGATGAAATTCTCAAAGAACTGATAGATGAAGACCTAATTATTGCCCATCGTCAAAGAGCTTTAACTCCCGATCAACCGGTGTTACGAGGCACAGCACAAAATCCCGATGTTTATTTCCAGGCAAGGGAAAGCGTCAATCCTTTCTATCATGCTTGTCCCGATATCGCTCAAAAAATTATGGATCGTTTTGCCCAATTAACAGGACGGCAATACCATCTTTATGAATACCACGGTGCGCCCGATGCCGAAAGAGTGATTATTCTAATGGGATCGGGAGGAGAAACCGTCCATGAAACTGTGGATTATCTCAATCAAAATGGGTCTAAAGTTGGGGTTTTAAAAGTTCGTCTTTATCGTCCCTTCGCCGCCGACAAATTACTGGCAGCTTTGCCCACCACAGTGAAAAAAATAGCCGTTTTAGATCGCTGTAAAGAACCCGGCGCCGGGGGCGATCCGCTATATTTAGACGTGGTAAATGCCTTTATGGAAGAGTACGAAGGCAAGCTGCCGAAAATTGTGGGAGGACGCTACGGTTTATCTTCCAAAGAATTTACTCCCGCCATGGTTGCTGGTATATTTGATAACTTAAGTCTCGACAAACCCAAAAATCACTTCACTATTGGTATCGTTGACGATCTCACCTTTTCCAGTCTGGAATATGACCGCAGTTTTTCCACCGAACCAGACAAAGTAGTGCGGGCGGTTTTCTACGGTTTAGGTTCCGATGGTACGGTGGGAGCTAACAAAAATTCAATTAAAATTATCGGTGAAGATACTGATAATTATGCCCAGGGTTATTTCGTCTATGATTCCAAAAAATCTGGGTCTGTCACCGTTTCTCACCTACGCTTTGGACCGGAGCCGATTCGCTCTACCTATTTAATCACCGATGCTAACTTTATCGCCTGTCATCAGTGGGAATTTGTCGAACAATTTGACCTGCTAGAAACCGCTAAACCGAACTCAATTTTCCTCCTCAATAGTCCCTATCTACCGGAGGAGGTATTTAGTCACTTACCGCGCCATCTCCAGCAAACTATCATCGACAAAAATCTGCAAGTTTATACGATTAATGCCACTCAAGTGGCCAAAGAAGCGGGGATGGGCAGCCGGATTAATACCGTGATGCAGGTGTGTTTCTTTGCCCTAGCGGGGGTTTTGTCTCGGGAAGATGCGATCGCACAAATCAAAAAAGCCATCCGCAAGACCTACGGCAAGAAAGGCGAAGAAATCGTGCAGATGAACATCAAGGCTGTGGATTCTGCCCTAGAACACCTCTATCAAGTGCCAATTCCCGCCACTGTCACCCCTGAAGCTTTTGAATTAAGACCCCCAATTCCCGACACTGCACCCGCTTTCGTCCGAGAAGTCCTCGGCAAAATTATCGCCCGTCACGGGGAGGAATTGCCCGTTAGCGCCCTTCCCAACGATGGGACCTATCCCACCGCCACTAGCCAATGGGAAAAACGCAATATTGCCCAAGAAATACCCGTTTGGGATGCAGATGTCTGTGTTCAGTGCGGTAAATGCGTTCTTGTTTGTCCCCACGCCGTTATTCGCTCGAAAGTCTATGATGAGGCCGAATTAGCCACGGCCCCGGAAACCTTTAAAGTCGCTAATGCCAAGGATCACGACTGGAAAGGGCTAAAATTCACCATCCAAGTGGCCGCCGAAGATTGTACCGGTTGCGGTCTCTGCGTTGATGTTTGCCCCGCTAAAAACAAATCGCAACCACGTCTAAGGGCGATTAATATGGCTCCCCAACTGCCGCTGCGGGAACAGGAACGAGTTAACTGGGATTTCTTCCTTAATTTGCCTAATCCAGACCGATTAAGCCTAAATCTCAACAAAATTAACCATCAGCAAATGCAGGAACCTCTCTTTGAGTTTTCCGGTGCTTGTGCTGGTTGTGGTGAGACTCCCTACGTTAAATTAGTCAGTCAGCTATTTGGCGATCGCATGATAGTGGCTAATGCCACCGGTTGTTCATCTATCTACGGAGGTAATTTACCGACAACACCCTGGGCAGTTAATGCCGAAGGTCGCGGGCCGGCCTGGTCGAATTCCCTCTTTGAAGATAATGCCGAATTTGGCTTAGGATTCCGGGTTTCCATCGATAAACAGGCAGAATTTGCCGCCGAACTGTTAGCAACCCTCGCTAGTGAAATCGGAGAAAGTCTAGCGGCAGATATTCTCAATTGTCACCAAGTCGATGAAGCGGAAATTTACGAACAACGGCAACGGGTAGAGGCCTTAAAATCCCGTTTAGGGCAATTAACCCCGACCACGCAGGTGAAAATGTTGTTATCCGTGGCCGATTATCTGGTCAAGAAAAGCGTCTGGATTGTCGGGGGTGACGGTTGGGCCTACGACATCGGTTATGGCGGCTTAGATCACGTTTTAGCTAGTGGTCGCAATGTGAATATTTTGGTCATGGATACGGAAGTTTACTCGAATACGGGCGGCCAGGCCTCGAAAGCTACTCCTCGCGCCGCCGTAGCTAAATTTGCTTCTGGTGGCAAACCAGGACCGAAAAAAGACCTCGGTTTAATGGCCATGACCTACGGTAACGTCTATGTGGCCAGCGTGGCTATGGGGGCAAAAAACGAGCAAACTATCAAAGCTTTCCTAGAAGCGGAAGCTTATAACGGGCCATCGTTAATTATCGCCTATTCTCACTGTATTGCTCACGGGATCAACATGACCACCGCCATGAACCATCAAAAAGAAGTGGTGGAAAGCGGTCGCTGGTTAATGTACCGTTATCATCCCGATTTAGCTAAAGAAGGCAAAAATCCCCTACAATTGGACAGCCGTGCGCCTAAGCTTACCGTAGCGCAAACTCTCTACTCGGAGAATCGCTTTAAGATGTTGGCCACCAGTAAGCCCGAGGAAGCTAAACGTCTGCTCAAAGAAGCACAAGCAGATGTGGATACGCGCTGGCAAATGTATCAGTACTTAGCAGCAAAAGGTACAGGGAGCAAGGAATAG
- a CDS encoding dihydroorotate dehydrogenase-like protein, which yields MNLHTTYMGLQLRSPLVIGAAAPLSEDIDNIKRMEDFGAAAVVLHSFFEEQIKQERLALHHHFTHGAESFAEALTYFPEPEVFHVGSDEYLNHIRKAKEMVDIPIIASLNGETSGGWLEYAIQIQQAGADALELNVYYVPNDLELTGNHVEQNYIDILKIVKSEVSIPVSMKLSPYFSNTANMAKQLAEAGADGLVLFNRFYQPDIDLDTLDVHPNIILSNPQAMRLPLRWIAMLYGRVPTDFAATSGIHNALDVIKMMMVGAKATMLVSVLLRHGLEEITKIEQGLLHWLEENEYESIEQLIGSMSQMNCPDPSAFERVQYMKALQSYEPVWKRFQTTSK from the coding sequence ATGAATCTACACACTACCTACATGGGTTTACAATTGCGATCGCCGCTAGTCATCGGTGCGGCCGCACCCTTGAGCGAGGATATCGACAATATCAAGAGAATGGAAGACTTTGGGGCCGCTGCCGTGGTTTTACACTCCTTTTTCGAGGAGCAGATTAAACAGGAAAGACTGGCTCTACACCATCATTTTACCCACGGAGCCGAGAGTTTTGCGGAAGCTTTGACTTATTTTCCCGAACCGGAGGTTTTTCACGTTGGTTCCGACGAATATCTCAACCATATTCGCAAAGCCAAAGAAATGGTCGATATTCCCATTATTGCCAGTCTCAACGGTGAGACCTCTGGGGGATGGTTAGAGTATGCCATTCAAATTCAACAAGCGGGCGCTGATGCTTTGGAGTTGAATGTTTATTATGTTCCCAACGACCTGGAATTAACCGGAAATCACGTCGAACAAAACTATATTGATATCCTCAAAATTGTCAAATCGGAGGTATCAATTCCCGTCTCGATGAAGTTAAGTCCCTACTTTAGCAATACGGCCAATATGGCTAAACAATTAGCGGAAGCGGGGGCCGATGGGTTGGTATTATTTAACCGTTTCTATCAGCCAGATATCGACTTAGACACCTTAGATGTTCACCCCAATATTATCCTCAGTAATCCCCAAGCAATGCGTTTACCCCTGCGCTGGATTGCCATGCTTTATGGTCGTGTACCGACGGATTTTGCCGCTACCAGTGGTATTCATAACGCCCTCGACGTGATCAAAATGATGATGGTGGGGGCAAAAGCGACCATGTTAGTTAGTGTTTTATTACGCCACGGTTTGGAGGAAATTACCAAGATCGAACAGGGTTTATTGCATTGGTTGGAGGAAAATGAATACGAATCGATCGAGCAGTTAATTGGCAGTATGAGTCAAATGAATTGCCCAGATCCGAGTGCTTTTGAACGGGTACAGTATATGAAAGCTCTGCAAAGTTACGAACCTGTTTGGAAACGTTTTCAAACCACCAGTAAATAA
- the queF gene encoding preQ(1) synthase — MVQSSEKIEVKYGEREIAEGTLITFPNPRPGRNYDIQITLPEYTCKCPFSGYPDFATIYLSYVPDQKVMELKAIKLYINSYRDRYISHEEAINQILDDLVAACEPLQMKVKGDFHPRGNVHTVVEVMYKKE, encoded by the coding sequence ATGGTTCAGTCTTCCGAAAAAATTGAAGTTAAGTACGGGGAAAGAGAAATTGCCGAAGGAACATTAATTACTTTCCCTAATCCACGTCCCGGCAGAAATTACGATATTCAGATCACTCTGCCGGAATATACCTGTAAATGTCCCTTTTCCGGTTATCCCGATTTTGCCACTATTTATCTTAGCTACGTTCCCGATCAAAAGGTGATGGAATTAAAGGCGATTAAACTTTATATTAATAGTTATCGCGATCGTTATATTTCCCACGAAGAAGCAATTAACCAAATTTTAGATGATTTGGTGGCCGCTTGCGAACCCTTGCAGATGAAAGTTAAGGGGGATTTTCATCCCAGAGGTAACGTACATACCGTGGTGGAGGTGATGTATAAAAAAGAATAG
- a CDS encoding DUF2283 domain-containing protein — protein MKFSYYPETDSLYISLSEKTSTDSQEIAPDIVLDFDSEGKLVGIDIDQASQIVDLTPLETESFPLNSVILAQSK, from the coding sequence ATGAAATTTAGTTATTATCCTGAAACCGATTCTCTATACATTAGCCTATCAGAAAAAACAAGCACCGATTCTCAAGAAATCGCCCCTGATATTGTTTTAGATTTTGATAGCGAAGGAAAATTAGTTGGAATTGATATTGATCAAGCTAGTCAAATTGTTGATTTAACTCCTTTAGAAACTGAATCTTTCCCCCTTAATTCTGTTATTTTAGCTCAATCAAAATAG
- a CDS encoding IS607 family transposase, translated as MKLSDYAKKKGISYDTAWRMWNRGQLQGERLPTGTIIIFEDDRSCGENKVAIYARVSSSENQSNLETQAKRLEAYCMAKGYQIVRVVKEVGSGVNDHRKLLLKLLEQTDYNLIVVEHKDRLSRVGFNYLKVLLTQTNRDLEVVNLAEERKDDLMQDFVSIINSFCARLYSLRRRNRKTECLIKCLEENDEISSKTSN; from the coding sequence ATGAAACTATCAGATTATGCTAAGAAAAAAGGGATCAGTTATGACACTGCTTGGAGAATGTGGAATCGAGGGCAGTTACAAGGAGAACGTCTTCCTACAGGAACAATTATTATTTTTGAAGATGACCGTTCTTGCGGTGAAAATAAAGTAGCTATTTATGCGCGAGTTTCTAGTTCAGAAAATCAATCTAACTTAGAGACTCAGGCAAAAAGATTGGAAGCTTATTGTATGGCGAAAGGCTATCAAATTGTTCGAGTAGTTAAAGAAGTAGGAAGTGGAGTCAATGATCATCGAAAGCTATTATTAAAACTTCTAGAACAAACTGATTATAATTTGATTGTCGTAGAACATAAAGATCGTTTAAGCAGAGTAGGGTTTAATTATCTGAAAGTTCTTTTAACTCAAACAAATAGAGATCTAGAGGTCGTTAATCTAGCAGAAGAAAGAAAAGACGATTTAATGCAAGACTTCGTGAGCATAATTAACTCATTTTGCGCTCGATTATACTCATTAAGACGACGAAATAGAAAGACAGAATGTTTAATTAAATGCCTTGAGGAGAATGATGAAATTAGTTCAAAAACATCTAATTAA
- a CDS encoding MEKHLA domain-containing protein, whose protein sequence is MEIWEDLAIIAWTELLLDSYEQLIGRSLLPWIGTGKEQSKMLFYAPFVLVSHGTQTNPIFNYGNRCALDLWGLTWPELLATPSRATVQGEETAQERQKMLDLVKKQGYINDYHGVRITKNGQLFRIEKAIVWNIIDRDGIYCGQAATFADWIFL, encoded by the coding sequence ATGGAAATTTGGGAAGATTTAGCCATTATAGCTTGGACAGAATTGCTGCTGGATAGTTATGAACAGTTAATCGGGCGATCGCTTTTACCCTGGATCGGTACTGGCAAAGAACAGAGTAAAATGCTCTTTTATGCCCCTTTTGTGCTAGTTTCCCACGGTACACAAACTAATCCGATCTTCAATTATGGTAATCGCTGCGCCCTCGATCTCTGGGGTTTAACTTGGCCAGAATTATTAGCAACTCCCTCGCGAGCGACGGTACAGGGGGAGGAAACCGCCCAAGAACGCCAAAAAATGCTAGATTTAGTCAAAAAACAAGGCTATATCAACGATTATCACGGGGTAAGGATCACGAAAAACGGTCAACTATTTCGCATCGAAAAAGCGATCGTTTGGAATATCATCGATCGTGATGGCATTTACTGCGGACAGGCTGCCACCTTTGCCGATTGGATTTTTCTCTGA
- the pyrF gene encoding orotidine-5'-phosphate decarboxylase has protein sequence MTNSDRIIVPLDVPDLESAIALLDLLPEVNFWKVGLELFVSSGAEILGILQERQKKSFLDLKFHDIPNTVAGACRSASRYRVDLLTLHATAGRQAMTAAKAAISDLLSPPKLLAITVLTSLNARELALDLKIPLELSEYALNLALLAKESGIDGAVCSPQEVAQLRRVCGEDFLLVCPGVRPSWSSKGDQSRVMTPAQALKAGADYLVIGRPITGAEEPKVAWAKICQELADI, from the coding sequence ATGACCAACTCAGACCGAATTATTGTTCCTCTCGATGTGCCGGATTTAGAATCAGCGATCGCACTGCTTGATCTGTTGCCGGAAGTCAATTTTTGGAAAGTGGGACTAGAATTATTTGTCAGTAGCGGTGCAGAAATTCTAGGGATTCTGCAAGAAAGACAAAAAAAGAGCTTTCTCGATCTAAAATTTCATGATATTCCCAATACGGTCGCTGGGGCCTGTCGTTCCGCCAGTCGCTATCGAGTGGATTTACTTACCCTCCACGCAACAGCCGGACGGCAAGCAATGACGGCAGCTAAGGCGGCAATCTCTGACCTGCTATCGCCGCCAAAACTTCTCGCTATCACCGTTTTAACCAGCCTTAACGCCCGCGAATTAGCCCTCGACCTCAAAATTCCCCTAGAACTATCGGAATATGCCTTAAATCTGGCATTATTGGCCAAGGAATCAGGAATTGATGGGGCGGTTTGTTCTCCCCAAGAAGTGGCGCAATTGCGGCGCGTCTGTGGAGAGGATTTTCTCTTAGTTTGCCCCGGAGTTCGTCCCTCCTGGTCAAGCAAAGGGGATCAAAGTCGGGTGATGACTCCGGCCCAAGCGCTTAAAGCTGGGGCTGATTATCTAGTAATTGGACGACCGATCACTGGTGCCGAGGAGCCAAAGGTAGCATGGGCAAAAATTTGTCAAGAATTAGCCGACATTTAG
- a CDS encoding DUF4164 family protein — translation MSITVEVELKDFLIQINQKLDNLQKDVTDIKIELSEVKGEIKRLEGKIDGVEKRLEEKIDGVEKRLEEKIDGVEKRLEEKIDGVEKRLEGKIDGVEKRLENQEFVSRGILVALIVTILGGLAKLFGLVGSP, via the coding sequence ATGTCAATTACTGTTGAGGTAGAACTTAAAGATTTTCTAATTCAAATCAATCAAAAGTTAGATAATCTTCAAAAAGATGTTACTGATATTAAGATTGAACTTAGTGAAGTTAAAGGTGAAATTAAGCGTCTGGAGGGAAAAATTGATGGTGTCGAGAAGCGTCTGGAGGAAAAAATTGATGGTGTCGAGAAGCGTCTGGAGGAAAAAATTGATGGTGTCGAGAAGCGTCTGGAGGAAAAAATTGATGGTGTCGAGAAGCGTCTAGAGGGAAAAATTGATGGCGTGGAAAAGCGCTTAGAGAATCAAGAGTTTGTCAGTCGAGGGATTTTAGTTGCTTTAATTGTAACGATTTTAGGCGGTTTGGCTAAATTGTTTGGTTTAGTAGGAAGTCCTTAA
- the prmC gene encoding peptide chain release factor N(5)-glutamine methyltransferase, with protein sequence MSASISGQELSQWRQQAIADLAQAQISAKEVDIFLQAVTDLDTLSLRLQSFREREKIPLSYSWSEITKRWQKRLQARVPLQYLLESVVWRNFTLKVSPGVLIPRPETELLIDIVGETVRGDDGGIWVDLGTGSGAIAIGLASILTKAEIYAIDYSQTALAIAKENIINTGFADRIILKQGSWWIPLEKWKGQIRGMLSNPPYIPSAEILDLQIEVREHEPRLALDGGEDGLTALRYLVATAPDYLRSGGLWLVEMRAGQGEKVAQMLENQGNYRQIQIINDLAGFDRFVLAERI encoded by the coding sequence GTGAGTGCTAGTATTTCCGGTCAAGAATTAAGTCAATGGCGCCAACAGGCGATCGCTGATTTAGCGCAAGCGCAAATATCGGCCAAGGAAGTGGATATTTTTCTGCAAGCAGTGACAGATTTAGATACTCTTTCCCTGCGCTTACAATCCTTTCGCGAACGAGAAAAAATCCCCTTGAGTTATTCCTGGTCGGAAATTACTAAACGCTGGCAAAAACGCCTGCAAGCAAGGGTTCCCTTACAGTATTTGCTCGAATCGGTGGTCTGGCGTAATTTTACCCTGAAAGTCTCCCCGGGGGTCTTAATTCCTCGTCCCGAAACCGAGTTATTAATCGATATTGTTGGAGAAACCGTCAGAGGAGACGACGGGGGAATCTGGGTAGATCTGGGAACCGGTAGCGGTGCGATCGCTATTGGTTTAGCCAGTATCTTGACAAAAGCAGAAATATATGCTATCGATTACAGTCAAACGGCTTTAGCGATCGCCAAAGAAAATATCATCAATACCGGTTTTGCCGACAGAATTATCTTAAAACAGGGTTCTTGGTGGATCCCCCTAGAGAAGTGGAAAGGACAGATTAGGGGTATGCTGTCCAATCCTCCCTATATTCCCAGTGCAGAAATCCTCGACTTACAAATTGAAGTGCGGGAACATGAACCCCGTTTGGCCCTCGATGGAGGTGAAGACGGATTGACCGCGCTGCGTTATCTAGTGGCCACTGCTCCCGATTATCTGCGATCGGGAGGCCTTTGGCTAGTGGAAATGAGAGCCGGTCAAGGGGAAAAAGTAGCGCAAATGCTGGAAAATCAGGGCAATTATCGACAAATTCAGATTATTAACGACCTAGCAGGTTTCGATCGCTTCGTGTTGGCCGAGCGAATTTAG
- a CDS encoding M20 family metallopeptidase encodes MLSEIKNIAESLAPRLVEIRRHIHANPELSGQEYQTAAYIAGVLSSCGLSVQEAVGKTGVKGELAGKGSDRRILAIRADMDALPIQERTDLDFASRKPGIMHACGHDVHATVGLGVAMVLSRLSEPLGGKIRFLFQPAEEIAQGANWMIREGVMRDVSAVLGLHVFPSIPARSIGVRYGALTAAADDLEIFIQGESGHGARPHEAIDAIWIASQVITTLQQAISRTQNPLRPIVLTIGQISGGRAPNVIADQVRMAGTVRSLHPETHAHLPEWIESLVTNVCSTYNAKCQVKYRRGVPSVQNDQFLTRLVEEAGLEAWGRDRVLILSEPSMGAEDFSLYLQQAPGTMFRLGVGSTNLLNPPLHHPEFLVDESAILTGVITLAYAAYKYWQRED; translated from the coding sequence ATGCTCTCCGAGATTAAAAACATAGCCGAGAGTCTCGCACCCCGATTAGTGGAGATTCGCCGCCACATTCATGCGAATCCAGAGTTAAGTGGGCAAGAATATCAAACGGCCGCCTATATTGCCGGAGTTTTGTCTTCCTGTGGTCTATCGGTGCAGGAAGCGGTGGGAAAAACGGGAGTTAAGGGAGAATTGGCGGGAAAAGGCAGTGATCGAAGGATTTTAGCTATCCGCGCCGATATGGATGCCCTACCGATCCAAGAAAGAACCGATTTAGACTTTGCTTCCCGCAAACCCGGGATTATGCACGCCTGCGGTCACGATGTTCATGCTACCGTCGGTTTAGGGGTGGCGATGGTGCTTTCCCGTCTCTCGGAACCCTTGGGGGGAAAAATACGCTTTCTCTTTCAACCAGCAGAGGAAATCGCCCAGGGGGCCAATTGGATGATCCGGGAGGGGGTGATGCGGGATGTCAGCGCCGTTTTGGGGCTGCACGTTTTCCCCTCGATTCCGGCCCGATCGATCGGAGTTCGTTACGGGGCCTTAACTGCAGCTGCCGACGATCTGGAGATTTTTATTCAAGGGGAATCCGGCCACGGGGCCCGGCCCCACGAGGCGATCGATGCTATCTGGATCGCTTCGCAAGTAATCACCACTTTACAACAGGCAATTAGTCGGACTCAAAACCCTTTGCGTCCCATTGTCCTCACCATCGGGCAGATTAGCGGTGGTCGCGCCCCCAATGTCATCGCCGATCAGGTACGCATGGCGGGAACCGTGCGATCGCTACACCCAGAAACCCACGCCCATCTCCCGGAATGGATCGAGAGTTTGGTCACGAATGTCTGTAGCACATATAACGCTAAATGTCAAGTAAAATATCGCCGGGGCGTGCCATCGGTGCAAAATGACCAATTTTTAACCCGGTTAGTCGAAGAAGCTGGTTTAGAAGCTTGGGGAAGGGATCGGGTTTTAATTCTCTCGGAACCCTCCATGGGGGCCGAGGATTTTTCCCTTTATTTGCAACAGGCCCCGGGGACAATGTTCCGTCTGGGAGTGGGTTCTACTAACCTCCTCAATCCCCCCCTTCACCATCCGGAATTTTTAGTGGATGAGTCGGCAATTCTGACGGGAGTGATTACTTTAGCCTACGCGGCCTATAAATATTGGCAAAGAGAAGATTAA